Within Sphingobium aromaticiconvertens, the genomic segment CGAGCGCCCGGCGATTGGCGGCGCGGGTCGCAAGGGCGCGGGCAGTATAAGGCCTTGCGATCAACTTATCAGTAGCCGGATCCCAGATCGCGGTATCGATGCCGTTCAATATGCCATGCAGCTTGTCGGCGCGGCCCCGGATCAGGCCATCAAGGCCCATGCCGTCATGGGGCGAGCAGATTTCATGGGCATAGGTCGGGCTAACCGTGGTGATCGCGTCGGCGGAGACGAGGCCAGCCTTCAGGAAGCCGATGCCACCATAATATTCGACCCCGTCGACGCCCCACGCCTCTGGCGGCAGGCCCAGCGCAGCGAAAATGTCCGCCCCGAACCGGCCCTGAAAGGCCAGATTGTGGATGGTCATCACGCGGGGCAGGGCATGAGCGGGACCGAACCGCATATAGGCCGCCGCCATCGCCCCCTGCCAGTCATGGGCGTGGACGAGCGCGGGTCGCCAGCCCGTGATACTACCCGCCGCAATATCCGCCGCGACCCGGCCAAGCGCGGCGAAACGGCGCCAGTTGTCGGCCCATTCATTGCCCACAGCATCGCCATAGGGACCACCCGGCCGCGCGTAGAAATCCGGCGCGTCGAGGATCAGCAGGTCGAGATCACCGACCTTCGCCGCCAGCAGGGTCGCCGGGGCGCCGAACAGGTCGTCATAGCGGACAAGTTTGCGGGCCTTGCCGACAGCGCCAAGCACCGCCGGGTAACCGGGCACCAATGTACGGACGGCAACACCCTGACGCCCCAGCGCTTCGGGCAGCGCGCCGGCCACGTCGGCCAGCCCCCCTGTCTTGATGAGCGGAAAGATTTCGGAGGCAACCGCCAGAACCTGCATCGATAGGGGCATCTTTTAAAGCACCAGCCGGTCGATCATCGGTTGGGTGATGAGGCAGACGCCATTATCCGACCGTCGGAAACGGATGGCATCCTCCTCCGGATTTTCACCCACCACCAGATCGGCGGGGATGGAGATCCCCGAATCCACCACGCATTTATGTAGCCGCGCGCCCCGCCCGACCGTGCAATCGGGCATGATGACGCTTTCGGTGACGGAGGAGAAGCTGTGGGTCCGCACGCCCGAGAAAAGCAGGCTGCGGTGGAGCGATGAGCCGGACACGATACACCCGCCCGCGATGAGGGACGATGTGGCGGAGCCGCGACGGCCATCTTCATTATGCACGAACTTGGCGGGCGGGGTGACCTCCGAATGGGTCCAGAGCGGCCAGCTTCGATCGTAGAGGTCGAGCGAAGGGACGACATCGGTGAGGTCAATATTGGCCTGCCAATAGGCGTCAAGCGTACCCACATCGCGCCAATAGGGCACCAGTTCGCTTTCCGCGCGGACACAACTGCTGGAGAAGCGATGGGCGACGGCTTTGCCATGCTTCACCATATAGGGGATGATGTCGCTGCCGAAATCCCGCGAGCTGTTGGGATCGTCGGCGTCGCGGCGCAGATGTTCGATCAACAGCGCGGTTTGGAATACGTAAATGCCCATCGACGCCAGCGCCATGTCGGGCTGACCGGGGATGCTGGGTGGTGTCTTTGGCTTTTCAAGGAACTGGGTGATGACGCCCTGATCGTCGACATGCATGACGCCAAAGCCGCGCGCTTCCTTCAGCGGCACTTCCAGGCAGCCGACGGTGACGTCCGCGCCGCTGTCAACATGCTGCTGGAGCATCAGCTCATAATCCATCTTGTAGACATGGTCGCCCGCCAGCAGAACCATATATTCGGGCGCATAGCTTTCGATGATGTCGATATTCTGGAACACCGCGTCCGCCGTCCCCTCATACCATTGATGTTCCGACACCCGCTGGCTGGCGGGCAAGATGTCGAAGCTTTCGTTGCGTTCGGTGCGAAAGAAGTTCCAGCCGCGCTGGAGGTGCCGGATCAGCGAGTGCGCCTTATATTGCGTCGCGACGCCGATGCGTCGGATACCGCTGTTGAGCGCGTTGGAGAGGGCAAAGTCGATGATCCGCGCCTTGCCGCCGAAATGGACGGCGGGCTTGGCGCGTCGGTCGGTGAGTTCGGCGAGGCGGCTGCCGCGCCCCCCCGCCAGGACATAGGCCATGGCGTCGCGACCAATGGGTTGATTTCGTGGCTGCATCGGTCCTGTCCTTCGCCTTTTTTAGTTTTCCAGTTCCAGCATCAACGTCCCGAAAGGCGGGATGGTGACATTGGCCCAGCCGTCTGCGTCCGCATCGACACAACCCATGTTGCCGATGCCGCCGCCGCCATAGTCGGCCGCGTCGCTGTTCAATATCTCGCGCCAGCGGCCAGCCCGCGGCAGACGCAGGCCGTAGCCGGGGCGCGGAACGGGCGTGAAGTGGCTGATGACGACGATCGGCGCGGCTCCCGGCGCCATTCGTACCCAGGCGAAGACCGAATCCTGCGCGGCATCGACCAGCACCCACTGAAAACCCTCCGGCTCGCAATCGCGGGCGTGGAGGGCGCGATGGTCGCGATAGAGATGGTTGAGGTCGGAGATGAGGCGCTGCACGCCCAGATGCGCGCTATGGTCGAGCAGATGCCAGTCGAGCGCGCGCTCTTCGTTCCATTCGGCGCGCTGGGCGAATTCCTGCCCCATGAACAACAGCTTCTTGCCCGGATAGCCCCACATCATCGTATAATAGGCGCGCAGGGTGGCAAATTTTTGCCAGTCGTCGCCGGGCATCTTGTGCAGCAGCGAGGATTTGCCGTGGACCACCTCGTCATGGCTCAATGGCAGGACGAAATTCTCGGTAAAGGCGTAGAGCAAGCCAAAGGTGATCGCGTCATGATGATGGGCGCGGTGAACGGGATCTTTCGCCAGATAATCCAGCGTGTCGTGCATGAAGCCCATATTCCATTTAAAGCCAAAGCCTAGGCCGCCGTCATGTACGGGCGCGGACACTTTGGGCCAACTGGTCGATTCCTCGGCCATGGTCATGATGCCGGGCTGGGCGGCGTAGAGTGCCTTGTTCATTTCCTGAAGGAAGGCGACCGCCTCAAGATTTTCGCGTCCGCCCTTTTCGTTGGGCACCCACTCGCCTGCCTTGCGGGAATAATCGAGGTAGAGCATCGAAGCGACGGCATCCACGCGCAGGCCGTCGACATGGAAGCGTTCGGCCCAGAACAGCGCATTGTTGACCAGATATTCGGCGACCTCGCGGCGGCCGAAATTATAGATGGCGGTGCTCCAATCGGGGTGGAAGCCCTTGCGCGGGTCTTCATGTTCGTAAAGCGCGGTACCGTCGAAGCGGGACAGGCCGTGCGCGTCGGTCGGAAAATGCGCGGGCACCCAGTCGAGGATGACCCCCACCCCCGCCTGGTGTGCGCCATCGACAAAGCGAGCGAACCCGTCCGGGTCGCCGAAGCGCGCGGTGGGGGCATAGAGGCCAGTCGTCTGATAACCCCAGCTTGGATCATAGGGAAATTCGCTGATCGGCAGAAATTCGATATGGGTGAAGCCCATGCCGACGACATAGGGGATGAGCCGCTGGGCCAGCGCGTCCCAGTGCAGGAAGTCGCCATGCTCGTCGCGCTGCCAGGAACCAGCATGAACTTCGTAGATGGAGATGGCTTCACGCCGGGCATCGACGCATGCCCAATGGGCGCGGTGGCGACCGTCGCCCCAGACATGAGCGGGCGGAGAAGCGACCACCGACGCATTGGCAGGGCGCAGTTCGCTCTGGAAGGCGAAGGGGTCAGCCTTGAGGGCAAGGATTTCTCCGTCGGCGGCGACGATTTCATATTTGTAGGGGCTGCCGGGGCCAACGTCGGGCAGGAACAGTTCCCATACGCCGCTATCCTGCCGATGGCGCATGACGCCACGCCGCCCGTCCCAGCGGTTGAAATCGCCGACCACCGACACGCGGCTGGCATTGGGCGCCCAGACCGCGAAGTGCGTGCCATCCACGCCTTCGAACGTGATGGAATGCGCGCCCAGCTTGTCGAACATGCGGCGATGGGAGCCTTCGGCGAGGAAATGGTCGTCCTGCGGGCCAAGGACGGGGCCGAAGCTGTAGGGATCGGTCAGCCAATAGTCGCTGCCATCGGCATAGATGGCATGATAGCGGAGCGGCTGGCGCTTGCGCATTTTGACCTTGCCATGGAACAGGCCCGCCGGGTGAATACTGGCTAGGTCGCCCACGACCTTGCCATCCAGCGCATGAGCGGTGACGCTGACCGCTTCCGGCAGCAGGACGCAAGCCGTCAGGCTTCTTCCGTCCGGGTGTACGCCCAATATTGCAAAGGGATCGTTGTCGCGTCCCTGAACCAGCCTCTCCATCTGGTCCTGTGTCAACATAGCGTCAGGGTTTCACACGGGGCATCGTCACAGCACCTTCCAGATTTGGGTGGCATATTCACGGATAGTACGATCGGACGAGAACCAGCCCATCCGCGCGACATTGTAGATGGCTTTCTGCGCCCAAAGCGACTGATCGGCCCAGAGCGTGTCAACGCGGCGCTGCGCGGCGGAATAGCTGTCGAAATCCGCCGCTACCATGAACCAGTCATGGGTCTGGATGCCGTCGATGAGTCCCTTGTACCGATCCGGGTCATCTGGCGAGAATACACCGCTGGCAATGGCGTTCAACGCCTGCCTCAGTTCCTTGCTCTGACCGATGACATCGGCTGGGACATAGCCGTTAGCGCGCTTGCCATTCACTTCCTGCGCGGTGAGGCCGAAGATAATGATATTATCCCCCCCCACATGGTCGCGCATCTCGACATTGGCGCCGTCGAGCGTGCCGATGGTGAGCGCGCCGTTGACGGCGAACTTCATATTGCCGGTGCCCGACGCCTCCATGCCCGCAGTCGAAATTTGTTCGGACAGGTCCGCGGCGGGGATCATCACTTCCGCCATTGAGACGTTGTAGTTGGGGACGAACTGGACCTTGAGCAGCCCCTGCACGGCGGGGTCGTGATTGACCACGCGGGCCACGTCGCCCGCCAGCTTTATGATGAGCTTTGCATTATGATAGCTGGATGCGGCCTTGCCCCCGAACAGCTTGACGCGCGGCGCCCAATCCTTTTCCGGGTGGGAACGAATCTGGTCGTAGAGCGACACCGTCTCCACCAGATTAAGCAACTGGCGCTTATATTCGTGGATGCGCTTGATCTGGATATCGTAGAGCGCAGCGGGGTCGATCCGGGCGTTCACGCGCTGACGGAGGAGGTTGGACAAGGCGACCTTGTTGGCGCGCTTTACGGCCAGGAATTTCTCCTGAAAAGCGCTGTCGGTGGCGAAGGGGTCCAGATCGCGCAATGCCTCCGCATCGTCCATGAACCTGTCGCCGATCGCCTCACGGATCAGCTCGAACAGGCCATGGTTGCACTGCATCAGCCAGCGGCGGAAGGTGACGCCGTTAGTCTTGTTGTTGATCCGCGTCGGATAGAGCCGGTGCAGGTCCGCGAACACCGTTTCCTTCATCAGATCGGTGTGCAGGGCCGAGACGCCATTGATGCTGTACGATCCGGCGAAGGCCAGATTGCCCATCCGCACCCGCCGCTCGCCGCCCTCGTCGATCAGCGAAATGGTGCCGATCGCTTGGTCATCGAACCCGCCAGCACGCCGCGCTTCGGCCAGCAGGCGGCTGTTGACGGCATAGACGATCTGCATGTGCCGGGGCAGCAACCGCTCGAAAAGGGGCACTGGCCAGCTTTCCAGCGCTTCGGGTAGCAGCGTGTGATTGGTGTAGCTGAAGGTTCGGCGGGTAATGTCCCACGCTTCGTCGAAATCGAGGCCGTGATCGTCCAGCAATATCCGCATCAGCTCCGCCACGGCGACGGCCGGGTGCGTATCGTTAAGCTGGATCGCGGCCTTGTCTGGCAAGGTCAGGATGCTTCCGAAATATTGCAGATGTCGCCTGACGATGTCCTGCAGCGAAGCGGAGGAGAAGAAATATTCCTGCCGCAGCCGCAACTCCTGCCCAGCCGACGAGCTGTCGGCGGGATAGAGGACACGAGTGAGCGCTTCGGCTCGATTGCTTTCGGCCAGCGCTCCCAGATGGTCGCCCGCATTGAACTTGTCGAGCAGTATGGGGTCGATCGGCTGCGCGGTCCACAGGCGCAATGTGTTGATCCGCTTGCCCCGCCAGCCCGCAATCGGCGTGTCATAGGGGGTAGCGATCACCCGCTCGGTCGGATTCCAGTGCATCTGGTGCGGGCCGCTATCCTCACCCTCCGCCGGGTCGACCAGACCGCCAAAGCCGATTTCATAGCTGGCCTCGCGCCGCTCAAACTCCCATGGATTGCCATGGGCGAGCCAGGTTTCGGGCAGCTCGACCTGCCAGCCGTCGGAAATCTCCTGCCGGAACATGCCGTTTACATAGCGGATACCATAGCCATAGGCGGGCACGTCCACCGTCGCCATACTCTCCATGAAGCAGGCGGCCAGGCGACCGAGGCCACCATTGCCGAGCGCCGCGTCCGGCTCCAGCGCCGCGATCAGGTCGATTTCCACGCCCAGCTTGGCGAGCGCCGCCTGCATGTCATCCAGCATTTCCATGTTGGACGCCGCATCGCGCATTAGCCGGCCGATCAGGAATTCAAGGCTGAGATAATAGACCCGCCGCCCCTGCTCCTCATAGGTTTTGTGGGTGGAATCGATCCACGCGTCGATGACCCGGTCTCGGATCGCGAGGATGACGGCGTGGAGCCAATCGTGCGGCTGCGCGGCGGTCGCGTCCTTGCCGATGCGATAGGTGAGGCGCTCCACAATCTCGCGCGCCAGGACGTCGGGATCGAACTGCCGGGGTGCGGGCTTGGGAAGAGTGGTCTGTCCCTTGGGAGTCATGGATGCTATCCCCCTGCGATGAGAGAGCGATGATTGCACGGCCCCGCCAACCCCGCCAAGTGCTATTTTGCGCTGCAGCAATAAAAAATTGGCGCTTTTTCAGGCGGGTTTGGGAAGCGGCTCCGCGGCGCGGCGCGCGATGACCGCATCCTGCAGACGGCTGCGCAGTTCGGCGCGAACGGGATAGACGGTCGAAGGCAGATGCTGGGTCATGAAGATGGCGATCAACCGTTCTACCGGGTCGATGCAGAAATAGGTCGAAAAGATACCGCCCCAATAATATTCGCCGACATTGCCCGCCGCCACAGAGGCATCCAGCGTCACCCCAAAGCCCAGGCCGAAGCCAACCCCGGCATAGCCCGCCTCGCTGAACATGGAGGTCGAGAGGGTGGTGAGATCGCGCCCGTCCGGCAAATGGTTGGCGCGCATGTTTGCGATCGTTTCGGGGCAGAGTAGCCGCGTGCCATCGAGTTCACCGCCGCGAAGCAGCATCGCTGCGAAGCGGTGATAGTCGGCGGCACCGGAGACCAGACCGCCGCCGCCAGAACAGAAGCGGACCGGCTGGCTCCAGCGACTGCGTGCGCCGCGATCGGCGAGCGAAAGGCCGCCATCCGTGCCCAGTTGCCATGCATCGGTGAGGCGGTGCACCTTGTCCTTGGGCACCTGGAAGAAGGTGTCGGCCATGCCCAGCGGGACAAAGATGCGGTCCGCGAAAAAAGCGTCGAGGCGCTGGCCGGACAGCCGCTCCACCACTACGCCCAGTACATCGGTCGATACCGAGTAATTCCACTTCTCGCCGGGGGAGAATTCCAGCGGCAGGTCTGCCAGCGCAGCGATAAATTCGTCGGAGTTTCGGCTCTGCTGAAACTCGTCGAGGCCGAGCGCGCGATAGGCGGCATCGATCGGTGTCTGGCGTTGCAGGCCATAGGTGAGGCCCGATGTGTGGCGCAGCAGGTCACGCATCAGCATGGGGCGCTTCGGGGTTCGAGCATCCTGGCCGACCCTCAACGCGCGAAACTCCGGGATCACGGTTTCGACGGGATCGCTCAGCGCGACCTGCCCCGCTTCGACCAGTATCATGAAGGCAACGGACGTGACCGGCTTGGTCATGGAGGCGATGCGGAACAGCGCGTCGGATTGGAGGGGGGCACCATCCGCCCGCGCCTGCCCCCGAGTCACCATTAACAGCGGCTGTTCATCCCGCGACACCAGCAGTTGCATATGCGGCAGCTTGCCCGTGTGGACATAGGTGGCGTCGAGATACCCGACCAGTGCGTCGAGCTTGGCCGCGTCCATGCCCAGTTCGGCCGCGCGGATCGGGTCCGTTATCTCGGTGTCCATCGGCTGCCGCGCTACCGGATCAGCGGGTTGAGGTAAAGTCGCTGGATTGCCAGCACGGCTTGCGACCATTAAGGGATCGCGCCTGACCTTTCGTGACAGGACACAAGCATGGCCGTTGGGCTGGCTGCCATCTTTCTGGAGAACCGCCCCGCCCTGCTGCGCTTTCTGCGCGCGCGCGGCGCAGGGGATGATGCCGAAGACCTTTGCCAGGACATCTGGATGAAGCTGGAAACGCGGGAGCCGGAGGATGTGACAGAGCCGCTGCCCTACCTGTATCGCATGGCCAACAACCTGATGCTGGATCGCTATCGATCCACTACGCGGCGCGAAAAGCGGGAGCAGGACTGGGCGGGCGGCGGTACTGGCGTCATGAGCGATGTTGCCAACGACGTGCCGGTGGACGAGCAATTGATCGCTGCCCAGCGACTGGAGCAGGCCGAGGCAGTGTTGCGCGCGCTTGGACCACGCGTTGAGATGGTATTTCGTCGGTTCCGGATGGAAGGCATAGGACAGCGCGCCATTGCCGAGGAACTGGGCGTCAGCCTGACGACGGTCGAAAAGGATCTGCAAAAGGCGTATCGCGCCATGCTGACCCTCAAGCAGAAACTGGATACGGAATGACGGGCGCAGTGACGTCTTGTGTCGCAAGGGGCAAGATATGAACAGGGCTGATGCCATGATCCAAGAGGAAGCGCTCGGATGGGTAATCCGAACGCGCGATCCGGACTTTATCGACTGGACGGGCTTCACCGCCTGGCTGGAGGCCGACTCGCGCCACGCCGCCGCCTATGACGTGCTGGCGACCGATGACGCGGATCTGGCGGCACTGGTGCCCAGCGAGCCGGTTATTGTGCCGCCGCCCGCCAATGATGTGGGCGAGCCGGGCTGGCGTCGGTGGCGCTGGCTGGCTGGTGGTGCCATTGCCGCTGCGCTGGTCGCGACACTGTCCATTGCCACGCTCAACCGTACAGACATCTATACCGTGACCACCAAGCCGGGCGAGACGCGCGTCATCGCGCTGGAGGATGGCACGCGGATCGATGTGAATGGCGGCAGCACGCTGAGGCTGGATCACAAGAATCTGCGCTTTGCCGCGCTCGATCAAGGCGAGGCCGCTTTCACCGTCACCCATGACGAACACGACCCGTTCCGTGTGAAGGTGGGCGAGACAGTGTTCGAGGATGCAGGCACGGTGTTCAACATCGTCCATAGCGGCACGACAACACGCATCGGCGTGTCGGAAGGGTTGGTCGTATACAACCCTGAATCCGAAGCGATCAGCCTGCCCGCCGGACGCGCATTGGTGGAGGATGCGGCGGGGCTGCGCCTGTCGGCCGTCGATCGGCAAGCTGTGGCAAGCTGGCGGCAGGGACGGCTCATTTATGACAATGCGCCGATCGGCGAGGTGACGGGCGACATATCGCGGTCGCTCGGCGTCCGGCTGGATGGCACGAGCAGCGCGAAGGCGATGCGCTTTACCGGCACGATCCTGCTGGACAAGGATGCGCCGCGCTTCTTTGCCCGCACCGCGCCGTTGCTGGGGCTATCGGCCGTGCGACAGGGCGATGCCTGGTTGCTGAAGGAGAAGGATGGCACGCAGCGCTGACCGTGCCGCCGTCCTCGCCGCCCTTATCCTGACGGCGGCATCGCCCGCGCAAGCGGCGGACAGGCAGCAGATCAGCATCGCCGGGGGACGCCTTGGCGATGCAGCGATAACGCTTGGCCGTCAGACCGGCAGCAGCATCGGCATGTCCGATCAGGCGCTGGCCGGGATCAGGGTGAAAGGCGTGCAGGGCCGCATGACGCTGGATCGTGCCCTCGCCCGCCTGCTCGACGGGGCGGGCGCGCGGGCCGTGCGCGTGGCCGAAGGCAGTTGGCGGATCGTGCGGGCGGAGAAGGC encodes:
- the glgA gene encoding glycogen synthase GlgA; protein product: MQVLAVASEIFPLIKTGGLADVAGALPEALGRQGVAVRTLVPGYPAVLGAVGKARKLVRYDDLFGAPATLLAAKVGDLDLLILDAPDFYARPGGPYGDAVGNEWADNWRRFAALGRVAADIAAGSITGWRPALVHAHDWQGAMAAAYMRFGPAHALPRVMTIHNLAFQGRFGADIFAALGLPPEAWGVDGVEYYGGIGFLKAGLVSADAITTVSPTYAHEICSPHDGMGLDGLIRGRADKLHGILNGIDTAIWDPATDKLIARPYTARALATRAANRRALEKRFGLGQDDSPLFIVISRLTWQKGMDLLVDALDHLVGLGGRIAVLGSGDHPIEGAFLAAADRHRGRVAVQIGYDEPLSHLMQAGGDAILIPSRFEPCGLTQLYGLRYGCVPVLARVGGLADTIIDANEAALSAGVATGLHFPANDAMALHGAIAKAVRLHGTAGTWPALQKSGMKADFSWTHSAAHYAMLFEQLVRRGA
- the glgC gene encoding glucose-1-phosphate adenylyltransferase; this encodes MQPRNQPIGRDAMAYVLAGGRGSRLAELTDRRAKPAVHFGGKARIIDFALSNALNSGIRRIGVATQYKAHSLIRHLQRGWNFFRTERNESFDILPASQRVSEHQWYEGTADAVFQNIDIIESYAPEYMVLLAGDHVYKMDYELMLQQHVDSGADVTVGCLEVPLKEARGFGVMHVDDQGVITQFLEKPKTPPSIPGQPDMALASMGIYVFQTALLIEHLRRDADDPNSSRDFGSDIIPYMVKHGKAVAHRFSSSCVRAESELVPYWRDVGTLDAYWQANIDLTDVVPSLDLYDRSWPLWTHSEVTPPAKFVHNEDGRRGSATSSLIAGGCIVSGSSLHRSLLFSGVRTHSFSSVTESVIMPDCTVGRGARLHKCVVDSGISIPADLVVGENPEEDAIRFRRSDNGVCLITQPMIDRLVL
- the glgB gene encoding 1,4-alpha-glucan branching protein GlgB, with the translated sequence MLTQDQMERLVQGRDNDPFAILGVHPDGRSLTACVLLPEAVSVTAHALDGKVVGDLASIHPAGLFHGKVKMRKRQPLRYHAIYADGSDYWLTDPYSFGPVLGPQDDHFLAEGSHRRMFDKLGAHSITFEGVDGTHFAVWAPNASRVSVVGDFNRWDGRRGVMRHRQDSGVWELFLPDVGPGSPYKYEIVAADGEILALKADPFAFQSELRPANASVVASPPAHVWGDGRHRAHWACVDARREAISIYEVHAGSWQRDEHGDFLHWDALAQRLIPYVVGMGFTHIEFLPISEFPYDPSWGYQTTGLYAPTARFGDPDGFARFVDGAHQAGVGVILDWVPAHFPTDAHGLSRFDGTALYEHEDPRKGFHPDWSTAIYNFGRREVAEYLVNNALFWAERFHVDGLRVDAVASMLYLDYSRKAGEWVPNEKGGRENLEAVAFLQEMNKALYAAQPGIMTMAEESTSWPKVSAPVHDGGLGFGFKWNMGFMHDTLDYLAKDPVHRAHHHDAITFGLLYAFTENFVLPLSHDEVVHGKSSLLHKMPGDDWQKFATLRAYYTMMWGYPGKKLLFMGQEFAQRAEWNEERALDWHLLDHSAHLGVQRLISDLNHLYRDHRALHARDCEPEGFQWVLVDAAQDSVFAWVRMAPGAAPIVVISHFTPVPRPGYGLRLPRAGRWREILNSDAADYGGGGIGNMGCVDADADGWANVTIPPFGTLMLELEN
- a CDS encoding glycogen/starch/alpha-glucan phosphorylase, which codes for MTPKGQTTLPKPAPRQFDPDVLAREIVERLTYRIGKDATAAQPHDWLHAVILAIRDRVIDAWIDSTHKTYEEQGRRVYYLSLEFLIGRLMRDAASNMEMLDDMQAALAKLGVEIDLIAALEPDAALGNGGLGRLAACFMESMATVDVPAYGYGIRYVNGMFRQEISDGWQVELPETWLAHGNPWEFERREASYEIGFGGLVDPAEGEDSGPHQMHWNPTERVIATPYDTPIAGWRGKRINTLRLWTAQPIDPILLDKFNAGDHLGALAESNRAEALTRVLYPADSSSAGQELRLRQEYFFSSASLQDIVRRHLQYFGSILTLPDKAAIQLNDTHPAVAVAELMRILLDDHGLDFDEAWDITRRTFSYTNHTLLPEALESWPVPLFERLLPRHMQIVYAVNSRLLAEARRAGGFDDQAIGTISLIDEGGERRVRMGNLAFAGSYSINGVSALHTDLMKETVFADLHRLYPTRINNKTNGVTFRRWLMQCNHGLFELIREAIGDRFMDDAEALRDLDPFATDSAFQEKFLAVKRANKVALSNLLRQRVNARIDPAALYDIQIKRIHEYKRQLLNLVETVSLYDQIRSHPEKDWAPRVKLFGGKAASSYHNAKLIIKLAGDVARVVNHDPAVQGLLKVQFVPNYNVSMAEVMIPAADLSEQISTAGMEASGTGNMKFAVNGALTIGTLDGANVEMRDHVGGDNIIIFGLTAQEVNGKRANGYVPADVIGQSKELRQALNAIASGVFSPDDPDRYKGLIDGIQTHDWFMVAADFDSYSAAQRRVDTLWADQSLWAQKAIYNVARMGWFSSDRTIREYATQIWKVL
- a CDS encoding serine hydrolase domain-containing protein, whose protein sequence is MDTEITDPIRAAELGMDAAKLDALVGYLDATYVHTGKLPHMQLLVSRDEQPLLMVTRGQARADGAPLQSDALFRIASMTKPVTSVAFMILVEAGQVALSDPVETVIPEFRALRVGQDARTPKRPMLMRDLLRHTSGLTYGLQRQTPIDAAYRALGLDEFQQSRNSDEFIAALADLPLEFSPGEKWNYSVSTDVLGVVVERLSGQRLDAFFADRIFVPLGMADTFFQVPKDKVHRLTDAWQLGTDGGLSLADRGARSRWSQPVRFCSGGGGLVSGAADYHRFAAMLLRGGELDGTRLLCPETIANMRANHLPDGRDLTTLSTSMFSEAGYAGVGFGLGFGVTLDASVAAGNVGEYYWGGIFSTYFCIDPVERLIAIFMTQHLPSTVYPVRAELRSRLQDAVIARRAAEPLPKPA
- a CDS encoding sigma-70 family RNA polymerase sigma factor, coding for MAVGLAAIFLENRPALLRFLRARGAGDDAEDLCQDIWMKLETREPEDVTEPLPYLYRMANNLMLDRYRSTTRREKREQDWAGGGTGVMSDVANDVPVDEQLIAAQRLEQAEAVLRALGPRVEMVFRRFRMEGIGQRAIAEELGVSLTTVEKDLQKAYRAMLTLKQKLDTE
- a CDS encoding FecR family protein; this translates as MIQEEALGWVIRTRDPDFIDWTGFTAWLEADSRHAAAYDVLATDDADLAALVPSEPVIVPPPANDVGEPGWRRWRWLAGGAIAAALVATLSIATLNRTDIYTVTTKPGETRVIALEDGTRIDVNGGSTLRLDHKNLRFAALDQGEAAFTVTHDEHDPFRVKVGETVFEDAGTVFNIVHSGTTTRIGVSEGLVVYNPESEAISLPAGRALVEDAAGLRLSAVDRQAVASWRQGRLIYDNAPIGEVTGDISRSLGVRLDGTSSAKAMRFTGTILLDKDAPRFFARTAPLLGLSAVRQGDAWLLKEKDGTQR